One region of Mucilaginibacter gotjawali genomic DNA includes:
- the rplD gene encoding 50S ribosomal protein L4, which yields MEVNVVNVSGKETGAKVQLSESVFGIEPNDHAIYLDVKQFLANQRQGTHKSKQRNEIAGSTRKLYKQKGTGGARAGSVKSPLFNGGGRVFGPQPRDYSFKLNKKLKVLARKSALSYKAKDSSIVVVEDFTFDTVKTKSYVQFTTDLNAGDVRTLLVLGAANNNVYLSSRNLKKTKVILADQLNTYDVLNAGKLILTTGALKTLEEALAK from the coding sequence ATGGAAGTTAACGTAGTAAATGTATCAGGTAAAGAAACAGGTGCCAAGGTGCAACTTTCTGAGTCCGTATTCGGAATCGAACCAAACGATCACGCTATCTATTTGGATGTAAAGCAATTCCTCGCTAACCAGCGCCAGGGAACGCACAAATCAAAACAGCGTAACGAAATTGCAGGTTCAACCCGTAAATTATATAAGCAAAAAGGTACAGGCGGTGCCCGTGCCGGTAGCGTAAAATCACCGTTGTTTAATGGTGGTGGCCGTGTATTCGGTCCGCAACCACGCGATTACAGCTTCAAGTTAAATAAAAAACTAAAAGTACTTGCCCGTAAATCAGCTTTATCCTATAAAGCAAAAGATAGCAGCATAGTAGTAGTAGAAGATTTTACTTTCGATACTGTAAAAACTAAAAGCTATGTACAGTTTACCACCGACTTAAATGCAGGTGACGTAAGAACACTTTTAGTATTAGGCGCTGCAAATAACAATGTGTATTTATCAAGCAGAAACCTGAAAAAAACCAAGGTTATTTTAGCCGACCAGTTAAACACCTATGATGTGTTAAACGCTGGCAAGCTGATATTAACTACAGGTGCTCTTAAAACTTTGGAGGAAGCATTAGCTAAGTAA
- the rplW gene encoding 50S ribosomal protein L23, which translates to MEILKKPLLTEKVTRLTEKLNRYAFKVDHRANKIQIKGAIEAMYGVNVKAVNTMKYVGKLKTRNTKAGAVSGRAATYKKAIITLKDGEVIDFYSGI; encoded by the coding sequence ATGGAAATTTTAAAGAAACCCTTACTTACTGAAAAAGTAACCCGCTTAACCGAGAAGCTTAATCGTTATGCTTTCAAAGTTGACCACAGGGCCAACAAGATTCAGATTAAAGGAGCCATTGAGGCGATGTATGGTGTAAACGTTAAAGCGGTAAACACCATGAAATACGTTGGTAAACTAAAGACCCGCAATACTAAGGCCGGTGCCGTTTCAGGACGCGCAGCTACTTACAAAAAAGCGATCATTACGTTGAAAGACGGAGAAGTAATTGATTTTTATAGCGGCATATAA
- the rplB gene encoding 50S ribosomal protein L2 → MAVKRFKPVTPGTRFRIDTSTADITTNVPEKTLVVSVNTRSGGRNNSGKMTMRYLGGGHKQAYRLIDFKRNKFDIPAKVATIEYDPNRSARIALLHFADGEKRYMIAPAGLTVGMTVLSGDSVAPEVGNTLPLKSIPLGSIIHNIELNPGQGGTIARSAGTYAQLSARDGKYAIIKLPSGETRMILATCLATIGTVSNGEKANAVLGKAGRKRWLGRRPRVRGVAMNPVDHPMGGGEGRASGGHPRSRKGLLAKGFKTRDKKKTSDRYIIERRKK, encoded by the coding sequence ATGGCAGTTAAAAGATTTAAACCGGTTACACCCGGTACACGCTTCCGGATTGATACCAGTACAGCTGATATCACAACTAATGTTCCTGAAAAAACATTGGTAGTTTCGGTAAACACACGATCGGGCGGACGTAACAACAGCGGTAAAATGACCATGCGCTATTTAGGTGGTGGCCACAAACAAGCTTACAGGTTAATTGATTTCAAACGTAATAAATTTGATATCCCAGCGAAAGTTGCAACTATCGAGTATGATCCTAACCGTTCGGCACGTATAGCATTATTGCACTTTGCCGATGGCGAAAAAAGATATATGATAGCCCCTGCAGGACTTACCGTTGGTATGACTGTTCTGTCAGGCGACAGCGTAGCACCCGAAGTAGGTAATACATTGCCGTTGAAGAGCATCCCGCTTGGTTCTATCATCCACAATATTGAACTTAACCCCGGCCAGGGTGGTACCATAGCACGCAGTGCAGGTACTTATGCCCAGCTTTCGGCACGTGATGGTAAATATGCCATCATCAAATTGCCTTCAGGCGAAACACGTATGATACTGGCAACTTGTTTGGCAACTATCGGTACCGTTTCAAATGGCGAGAAAGCTAACGCCGTATTAGGTAAAGCCGGCCGCAAGCGCTGGTTAGGCCGCAGGCCAAGAGTTCGTGGTGTAGCCATGAACCCGGTAGATCACCCTATGGGTGGTGGTGAGGGAAGGGCCTCAGGTGGTCATCCACGTTCACGCAAAGGTTTATTAGCCAAAGGCTTTAAAACTCGTGACAAAAAGAAAACATCGGATCGTTATATCATTGAAAGAAGGAAAAAATAA
- the rpsS gene encoding 30S ribosomal protein S19, giving the protein MARSIKKGPYIDHNLDRKVTVLNDSNKKSVVKTWSRRSMISPDFVGHTFAVHNGNKFIPVYVTENMVGHKLGEFAPTRTFRGHAEKKK; this is encoded by the coding sequence ATGGCTCGTTCAATTAAAAAAGGACCTTACATCGACCATAACTTAGACAGAAAAGTTACGGTTCTGAATGATTCAAACAAGAAGTCGGTTGTAAAAACATGGTCTCGTCGTTCCATGATCTCTCCGGATTTCGTTGGTCATACATTCGCGGTACACAACGGTAATAAATTTATCCCTGTGTACGTAACAGAAAACATGGTTGGACACAAGCTGGGAGAGTTTGCACCAACCCGTACATTCCGCGGTCACGCTGAAAAGAAAAAATAA
- the rplV gene encoding 50S ribosomal protein L22 encodes MEEARTKIKKSVLIRQRKEEEKAQQGGASIAKLQNCPTSPRKMRLVVDLIRGVNVEKALYILKFTNKEAAIRVEKLLLSAIKNWEAKNEDKRVEDSNLFVKEVSVGGGRQLKRLRPAPQGRGYRIRKRSNHVHLVVDSKNVNN; translated from the coding sequence ATGGAAGAAGCAAGAACAAAAATTAAAAAGTCTGTATTGATCAGGCAACGCAAAGAAGAGGAAAAAGCTCAGCAAGGCGGCGCTTCAATCGCAAAATTACAGAACTGCCCAACCTCACCCCGTAAAATGCGTTTGGTGGTTGACCTGATCCGTGGTGTAAACGTTGAGAAAGCGTTATACATCCTCAAATTCACAAATAAAGAAGCTGCAATTCGTGTTGAAAAGCTTTTGTTATCAGCCATCAAAAACTGGGAAGCAAAAAACGAAGACAAACGTGTTGAAGATAGCAACCTGTTTGTAAAAGAGGTTTCAGTAGGCGGCGGCCGCCAGTTAAAAAGGCTGCGTCCCGCTCCGCAGGGAAGGGGATACCGTATCCGCAAACGCTCAAACCATGTACACCTGGTTGTAGATAGTAAAAACGTTAACAATTAA
- the rpsC gene encoding 30S ribosomal protein S3 has product MGQKAHPIGNRLGIIRGWDSNWFGGNHYADKLVEDEKIRKYLSARISKGGVSKIVIERTLKRITVTIHTARPGIVIGKGGQEVDKIKEELKKLTKKEVQINIFEIKRPELDAQLVAEGIAKQLEARISFRRAMKTTIASTMRMGAEGIKVMTSGRLGGAEMARTEQYKEGRIPLHTFRADIDYALAEALTTYGKIGVKVWICKGEVYGKRDLSPNIGGASSASGKGGRPEGAAAFGGRGNERGGERGGERRSGDRKGGNDRRGPGAPGGANQRGGGSRPGGPNRTGGPGAGGSRPGGNRPGGPGKR; this is encoded by the coding sequence ATGGGACAGAAAGCACATCCAATAGGTAACAGGTTAGGAATCATCAGAGGTTGGGATTCTAATTGGTTCGGTGGCAATCATTATGCCGACAAATTAGTTGAAGACGAAAAGATCCGTAAATATCTTTCAGCACGTATCTCAAAAGGTGGTGTTTCAAAGATCGTTATTGAGCGTACCTTAAAACGCATCACTGTAACTATCCACACAGCCCGCCCGGGTATCGTTATCGGTAAAGGCGGCCAGGAAGTTGACAAGATCAAAGAAGAATTAAAAAAATTGACTAAAAAGGAAGTTCAGATAAACATATTTGAGATCAAACGTCCTGAACTTGATGCACAATTAGTTGCTGAAGGTATAGCAAAACAATTAGAAGCACGTATTTCATTCCGTCGTGCCATGAAAACCACTATTGCTTCAACCATGAGAATGGGTGCTGAAGGAATTAAGGTGATGACATCGGGCCGTTTAGGCGGTGCGGAAATGGCACGTACTGAACAATATAAAGAAGGAAGAATTCCATTGCACACTTTCCGTGCTGATATTGACTATGCACTGGCAGAAGCATTAACTACCTATGGTAAAATAGGTGTTAAAGTATGGATCTGCAAAGGCGAAGTTTACGGCAAACGCGATCTTTCTCCAAACATTGGCGGTGCCAGCAGCGCAAGCGGCAAAGGCGGACGTCCTGAAGGAGCGGCAGCATTTGGCGGTCGTGGTAACGAAAGAGGCGGCGAACGCGGCGGTGAACGCAGAAGCGGCGACAGAAAAGGTGGAAACGATCGCAGAGGACCAGGCGCACCGGGTGGTGCTAACCAACGCGGTGGCGGAAGCCGTCCGGGTGGGCCGAACCGTACCGGTGGACCAGGCGCAGGTGGTAGCCGTCCAGGCGGAAATCGTCCGGGCGGTCCAGGAAAGAGATAA
- the rplP gene encoding 50S ribosomal protein L16 gives MLQPKRTKFRKMQKGRMKGNASRGAELSFGSFGIKSLEAAWITSRQIEAARIAVTRFMKREGQVWIRIFPDKPVTKKPAEVRMGKGKGAPEYWVAVVRPGRIIFEAEGVPLDIAKEALRLAAQKLPVQTRFIVRRDYVEA, from the coding sequence ATGCTACAGCCAAAAAGAACGAAGTTCAGAAAGATGCAAAAAGGCAGAATGAAGGGAAACGCCAGTCGTGGCGCTGAACTGTCATTCGGATCTTTCGGTATAAAATCACTTGAAGCAGCCTGGATCACCAGCCGGCAGATAGAAGCTGCACGTATTGCTGTTACACGTTTTATGAAACGTGAAGGACAGGTTTGGATCAGGATATTTCCTGACAAACCCGTAACCAAAAAACCAGCAGAAGTACGTATGGGTAAAGGTAAAGGTGCTCCTGAATACTGGGTTGCGGTAGTACGCCCCGGAAGGATCATTTTTGAAGCAGAAGGCGTGCCTTTGGATATTGCAAAGGAAGCATTGCGTTTGGCAGCACAAAAGTTGCCTGTACAAACAAGATTTATAGTACGTAGAGATTACGTAGAAGCATAA
- the rpmC gene encoding 50S ribosomal protein L29, with protein MKNSEILELSTEELVARISEERANLTKLKFAHAVSAIENPSRITKVRKDIARLTTEITKRKSASASE; from the coding sequence ATGAAGAACTCAGAAATTTTGGAGTTGTCGACTGAAGAATTGGTTGCCAGGATCAGCGAGGAAAGAGCAAATCTTACCAAACTGAAATTTGCACACGCGGTTTCTGCTATTGAAAACCCTAGCCGTATTACAAAAGTACGTAAGGATATCGCCCGTTTGACCACTGAAATAACAAAGCGTAAATCAGCGTCAGCTTCTGAATAA
- the rpsQ gene encoding 30S ribosomal protein S17: MERNLRKTRTGLVVSNKMDKSVVVAVERKVKHPIYGKFVKKTTKFMAHDEANTCGIGDTVLIMETRPLSKNKNWRLVQILERAK, encoded by the coding sequence ATGGAAAGAAATTTAAGAAAAACTCGTACCGGCCTGGTAGTAAGCAATAAGATGGATAAATCTGTTGTTGTTGCTGTAGAAAGGAAAGTAAAACACCCTATCTATGGTAAATTCGTAAAGAAGACCACCAAATTTATGGCCCATGATGAAGCAAATACCTGTGGTATAGGCGATACCGTATTGATTATGGAAACACGCCCGCTGAGCAAAAACAAAAACTGGAGACTAGTTCAAATTTTAGAAAGGGCTAAATAA
- the rplN gene encoding 50S ribosomal protein L14 encodes MVQQESRLNVADNSGAKEVLVIRVLGGTGKRYASIGDKIVVTVKSALPSGNVKKGTVSKAVVVRTKKEIRRKDGSYIRFDDNAAVLLNNQDEPRGTRIFGPVARELREKQFMKIVSLAPEVL; translated from the coding sequence ATGGTACAACAGGAATCAAGATTAAACGTAGCTGATAACAGCGGTGCTAAAGAAGTTTTAGTGATCCGCGTGTTGGGTGGTACCGGGAAAAGGTATGCCTCTATCGGCGATAAGATAGTAGTAACCGTAAAAAGCGCCCTGCCATCAGGCAACGTTAAAAAAGGTACTGTTTCAAAAGCTGTTGTGGTTAGGACCAAAAAAGAGATCCGCCGCAAGGATGGTTCATACATTCGTTTTGACGACAACGCAGCAGTTTTATTAAATAACCAGGATGAGCCAAGAGGCACACGTATCTTTGGCCCTGTTGCAAGAGAATTACGTGAGAAACAATTTATGAAAATTGTATCATTAGCACCGGAGGTATTGTAA
- the rplX gene encoding 50S ribosomal protein L24 — MENKKNIKPAKMKIKKGDLVKVIAGDSKGAQGKVLEVILDKNRIIVEGANLVSKHTKPNAAKPNGGIVKQEAAIHVSNLMLVDPQSGKPTRVGRKRNEAGKLVRVAKISGEEIK, encoded by the coding sequence ATGGAAAATAAGAAGAATATAAAACCTGCCAAAATGAAGATCAAAAAAGGTGATCTGGTTAAGGTTATAGCCGGTGACTCAAAAGGCGCCCAGGGTAAAGTATTAGAAGTAATATTAGACAAGAACCGCATAATTGTTGAAGGTGCTAATTTAGTATCAAAACATACTAAGCCAAATGCAGCAAAACCCAATGGTGGTATTGTTAAGCAGGAAGCTGCCATACACGTTTCAAACCTGATGCTGGTTGACCCTCAATCGGGCAAACCAACCCGCGTTGGCCGTAAAAGAAACGAAGCCGGTAAATTAGTAAGAGTGGCAAAAATATCAGGAGAGGAAATTAAGTAA
- the rplE gene encoding 50S ribosomal protein L5 has product MEYVPRLKTKYRTEIRTALKDKFQYKSVMQVPKLEKIAINQGVGGATTDKKLIESTIAELTTITGQQAVSSKSKKDISNFKLRKNMPIGVRVTLRDNTMYEFLDRLIAIALPRIRDFKGINDKGFDGRGNYTLGISEQIIFPEINIDKINKIQGMDITFVTSATNDVEALELLKQFGLPFKNQNTTTNG; this is encoded by the coding sequence ATGGAATACGTACCAAGATTAAAAACAAAGTATAGAACTGAGATCCGTACTGCACTGAAAGATAAATTTCAGTATAAAAGCGTAATGCAGGTTCCTAAACTTGAAAAAATCGCTATCAACCAGGGTGTTGGTGGTGCAACTACTGATAAAAAACTGATCGAAAGTACAATTGCCGAGCTTACTACCATCACTGGTCAGCAAGCGGTTTCTTCAAAATCGAAAAAGGATATTTCAAACTTTAAATTACGTAAAAACATGCCAATCGGTGTTCGTGTTACTTTACGTGATAATACCATGTATGAATTCCTTGATCGTTTGATCGCTATCGCGCTGCCACGTATCCGTGACTTCAAAGGTATTAATGACAAGGGTTTTGATGGCCGCGGAAACTATACTTTAGGTATATCTGAGCAGATCATTTTCCCTGAGATCAATATCGACAAGATCAACAAGATACAGGGTATGGATATTACCTTTGTAACCTCCGCAACAAACGATGTTGAAGCATTGGAGTTGTTGAAACAATTTGGATTACCATTTAAAAATCAAAATACAACTACAAATGGCTAA
- the rpsN gene encoding 30S ribosomal protein S14: MAKEGVKARELKRAKLVAKYAEKRAALKAAGDYLALDKLPKAASPVKLHNRCKLTGRPRGYMRQFGISRVTFREMALDGKIPGVKKASW, encoded by the coding sequence ATGGCTAAAGAAGGTGTAAAAGCGCGTGAATTGAAACGTGCTAAATTAGTAGCTAAATACGCTGAAAAAAGAGCGGCCCTTAAGGCAGCAGGTGATTACCTTGCTTTGGATAAATTACCAAAAGCAGCTTCACCCGTAAAATTACACAACAGGTGTAAATTAACAGGCCGCCCCCGTGGTTATATGCGTCAATTTGGTATTTCACGTGTTACATTCCGTGAAATGGCATTGGACGGCAAGATCCCCGGAGTAAAGAAAGCAAGCTGGTAA
- the rpsH gene encoding 30S ribosomal protein S8 — MNTDPIADYLTRVRNAIKANHRVVEIPASNLKKEITKVLFDKGYIANFKFEDNGPQGTIKVALKYHPITKISAIRSISRISKPGLRKYAGMDNMPRVLNGLGIAILSTSKGVMTDKEARTQNVGGEVLCYVY; from the coding sequence ATGAATACAGATCCAATCGCAGATTATCTTACAAGAGTAAGGAATGCTATTAAGGCCAACCATAGGGTTGTTGAAATTCCTGCATCAAATCTGAAAAAGGAAATCACGAAAGTGCTTTTCGACAAAGGTTACATTGCCAATTTTAAGTTTGAAGACAACGGTCCTCAGGGTACTATTAAGGTAGCTTTGAAATACCACCCGATAACAAAAATTTCTGCTATCCGCAGCATTTCGCGCATCAGTAAACCAGGTTTGAGGAAATACGCAGGCATGGACAATATGCCAAGAGTATTAAATGGTTTAGGTATCGCCATCCTGTCAACTTCTAAAGGTGTAATGACCGATAAAGAAGCCCGTACACAGAATGTTGGTGGCGAAGTTTTATGCTACGTATATTAA
- the rplF gene encoding 50S ribosomal protein L6 translates to MSRVGKSPIALPQGVTFSISADNVVTVKGPKGELHQAVDSDITVEVEEGQLVVKRPSDQKRHKALHGLYRALINNMVVGVTTGYKLEQELVGVGYRATNTGNTLDLVLGYSHHYVFELPTEIKVTTTAEKGKNPTIILESIDKQLIGQVAAKIRSLRAPEPYKGKGIKFVGEVLRRKAGKSASKK, encoded by the coding sequence ATGTCAAGAGTAGGAAAATCACCGATTGCGCTGCCCCAGGGAGTTACTTTCAGTATATCAGCAGATAATGTTGTTACTGTAAAAGGCCCTAAAGGCGAGTTGCATCAAGCCGTTGACAGTGATATCACTGTTGAGGTGGAAGAAGGACAACTGGTTGTAAAACGCCCTTCTGATCAAAAACGTCATAAAGCATTACACGGCTTATACCGTGCTTTAATCAATAACATGGTAGTTGGTGTAACCACCGGTTATAAATTAGAGCAGGAATTAGTAGGTGTAGGTTATCGTGCAACCAATACCGGTAATACATTAGACTTAGTGCTGGGATACTCTCACCACTATGTATTTGAATTACCAACAGAAATAAAAGTTACAACAACTGCTGAAAAGGGTAAAAACCCAACCATTATTCTAGAGTCAATTGATAAACAACTGATAGGCCAGGTAGCGGCAAAAATACGCTCGTTACGTGCTCCTGAACCATACAAAGGCAAGGGTATCAAGTTTGTTGGCGAAGTATTGAGAAGAAAAGCAGGTAAATCAGCATCTAAAAAATAA
- the rplR gene encoding 50S ribosomal protein L18, whose product MGAKLSRRDRIKKGIRKRISGSSARPRLSVYRSNKGIYAQIIDDVSGKTLVSASSLSKDFTAEKGTKIDQSAAVGKLVAEKAVAAGIKDVVFDRNGYLYHGRIKSLADGAREGGLNF is encoded by the coding sequence ATGGGAGCTAAGTTATCAAGAAGAGACAGAATAAAAAAGGGAATCAGAAAACGTATTTCCGGTTCTTCAGCACGTCCGCGTCTGTCCGTGTACAGAAGCAATAAAGGTATTTACGCGCAGATCATTGACGATGTTAGCGGCAAGACATTAGTGTCGGCCTCATCATTATCAAAAGATTTCACTGCAGAAAAGGGTACAAAGATCGATCAGTCAGCTGCCGTAGGCAAGCTGGTTGCTGAGAAAGCTGTTGCCGCAGGAATTAAAGATGTGGTTTTTGACAGGAATGGTTATTTATACCATGGCCGTATTAAATCACTGGCTGATGGTGCACGTGAAGGTGGTTTAAACTTTTAA
- the rpsE gene encoding 30S ribosomal protein S5, producing MSTINIKRVKTSEIELKDRLVSIQRVAKVTKGGRTFSFSAIVVVGDENGVVGYGLGKAKEVTEAIAKGIDDAKKNLVKVPIINGTVPHEQIGKFSGGFVFIKPAANGTGVIAGGAMRAVLESAGIHNVLAKSKGSSNPHNVVKATVSALSQLRDAYTVAQQRGVSLGKVFNG from the coding sequence ATGTCAACAATCAACATAAAAAGAGTAAAAACCAGCGAGATCGAATTAAAAGATCGTTTGGTTAGCATACAACGCGTTGCCAAAGTAACTAAAGGCGGCCGTACTTTCAGCTTCAGTGCCATTGTTGTGGTAGGAGATGAAAACGGTGTAGTTGGTTATGGTTTAGGTAAGGCAAAAGAAGTTACCGAAGCAATTGCTAAAGGTATAGATGATGCCAAAAAGAACCTGGTAAAAGTTCCTATCATTAACGGTACTGTACCTCACGAACAAATTGGTAAATTTTCAGGTGGTTTTGTTTTCATTAAACCAGCTGCTAATGGTACCGGTGTAATTGCAGGTGGTGCAATGCGTGCCGTATTGGAGTCTGCAGGGATCCACAACGTATTGGCAAAATCAAAAGGTTCATCAAACCCGCACAACGTGGTTAAAGCAACCGTATCGGCATTATCACAATTGCGTGATGCGTATACTGTAGCCCAGCAACGCGGCGTTAGTTTAGGTAAAGTATTTAACGGATAA
- the rpmD gene encoding 50S ribosomal protein L30: MAKIKITQIKSVIDRSERQKKTVEALGLKRINHSVEVEATAAIIGMVKKVNHLVAVENI, encoded by the coding sequence ATGGCAAAAATCAAAATAACTCAGATTAAAAGCGTGATCGATAGAAGTGAGCGCCAAAAAAAGACAGTTGAAGCCCTTGGTTTAAAAAGGATCAACCACAGTGTAGAAGTTGAAGCTACTGCGGCTATTATTGGTATGGTTAAAAAAGTTAATCACCTGGTAGCGGTAGAAAATATTTAA
- the rplO gene encoding 50S ribosomal protein L15, with translation MNLSNLKPAKGSTKNRKRIGRGTGSGRGGTSTRGHKGAGSRSGTSTKVGFEGGQMPLQRRVPKVGFKNPNRVEYTGVNLDVLQALTEKYSLSSVDFDTLKEHGLVSRSDVVKILGRGELKAKLEVKAHAFTATAQKAIEAAGGTIVKL, from the coding sequence ATGAATTTAAGTAATCTAAAACCTGCAAAAGGTTCTACAAAAAATAGAAAAAGGATTGGCCGTGGTACAGGTTCAGGCCGTGGCGGAACATCAACCCGTGGCCATAAAGGTGCAGGTTCACGTTCAGGTACCAGCACAAAAGTTGGTTTCGAAGGTGGCCAGATGCCTTTACAGCGCCGTGTACCTAAGGTAGGATTTAAAAACCCTAACCGTGTTGAATACACAGGTGTTAACCTTGACGTATTGCAAGCATTAACTGAAAAATATTCATTATCATCAGTTGATTTTGACACACTGAAAGAACACGGACTGGTTTCAAGAAGCGATGTGGTTAAGATCCTTGGCCGCGGCGAATTGAAAGCCAAGTTAGAAGTTAAAGCACACGCGTTTACTGCAACAGCGCAAAAAGCGATTGAAGCAGCAGGTGGTACCATAGTAAAGCTATAA